The Larimichthys crocea isolate SSNF chromosome I, L_crocea_2.0, whole genome shotgun sequence genomic interval GAAATACATgttgacaaaatgtgtttttattttatttctcttttctcgTGGCTCAGTTAAACGTCATTAAATtatctgtcaatcaactaatcaattaCTTGACTAATTATTTTAGTgcttatttaattaaataaaatatgattatacGTTTTCTGCCAATCTGTCCCTTCACATCTACATTAAACCATCGAGTTTCTCCTGATATTAAGTAACAGACATCCTGTTTAatgcaaaacacatgaaaatgaagaaatgtacaATCATGTCATTAGAGCTTAAAGAAGAGTAGTAGGACTAGTGTTGACTATCTCCTTTACCAAAACATACACAGCTTTACCTTTTACTACTTTATTACTTCTTCAGGTTTCAAGGTCTAGTAAAAGACTAAACACCTGCGATGCATAAACCAACCCATCCACCAGAAGTCCCTTATAATTACCTTCTTTTGTTTGTACTGATTACTCTAACATGTTTTCTCTAACTTTGTTTTTGGCTTCAGCAGCTCTCACCACACGTCAGGCAAGAGTTAAGTGAATGAAAGCAACacgagggaggaggggaggcgtGACGTAGAGGCGAGCATTAGCACAGACACAGCATGCATACTGTTAGCACAACACCTGTAACTACCTGAATTCCACAGTGTTACCTCGTCCTCTAATGTAAGAAATACCTGTATTGTCCAGAATCAAGTTCCAAGCGTTGATGATTCCAGTTTACCTTCCACATGTAATGTTAAagtgaacactgtgtgtgtatggactATGTTTCAGTGCTACTATGTGTAGAGACTCACCAGTCGGGATGAAGGCTGGTTGCTGGAGCTGCATGTTAGCCAGGGCTTGCTGGTAGTGGAACATGCTGGGGTTGAAGACAGTGGCAGCAGCTCCGTTGCTCTTTTCCATGATCGGCCTCTTTGGTAGCGGCTGCATGGCACCTGGAGGCAGACCCTGTCCCAGGAGGAATCGCAGAGAGAGGTTATCTTTCAACGCTGGCTACAAAACTTGTCCTTGCagtttatcaacacaaaaaacGCATTATCTGGTGTTATCTTAGAGTAAATATACGGTCTCTGTACGTGCGTCAACATCCAGTTGATGTGGATGTTTCTTTTACCACCACAAGGGGACACTGCAGTATGTACGAAGAGCTGAAGTGATGTAGGACGGTCATTCACGAGCATGCAGCATTAGCAGCCGTAGCAACAAAAATGAATGTCAGACAAACCTTGGATGCATTAAGCTTCTGATCCCTTTCATGTTACtattatgtctttttttccagtcctgtctttcttgtttttgtgcatcAGCTCTGCAGATTGACCTGATTATGTCAGAGCTGCTCACAATATTAACTTCAGCCCTCGTAGCTCGCTTTACTGAGAGTACAGGCtcagacacatgcacagtagAAGGCATTCATGAAAAACATAATCCCCAGACTACATTATCAAATTTAAAGCTGCCTGTGTGATACTGTGATACCATGATCCTTTATTGCATCAGTAAACAATATCCAAGTGGAGAACGAGAAAATCTTCTCCTGTTTCACTGCTGTCTTTAGTAGATAAAGTGAATGTTGATTTGTAACTTTTAAGAAGGTGAGTATTGgtttacacctgtgttttttctgtcctATGGTTCATGGTAACAAAGACAAGCAGTTTTTTTTGCCAATGTCCTCAGTATTTGTCCCGATCACAGCGTAGAGAAGGACTCACCAAGGCTGCAGACGCTGTGTTTTGACTGGCTTGGTGCTGTGCAGCCTTGATCCGGGCCTGCAGGTGAGCCGGGGGATGGAAGTACTTGCACTTGTCTCGGCTGCAGCGTCCCTTGATGTAGTCCATGCAGACAATGACCGAGTTCTCGCTGCAGTCCACCATGCCAGCCTCCAGGGGGTGAGCGTAGCGGCAGTCGCTCTCGCCCCTCGTGCAGTTACCGCGCTGGAATTCTCTACAAACCTGGTAGGGTCAGCGAGAGCTCTGATCAACATTTACTTTTCATCATACTCAGGCCAAACATAGCAACACAACAACTGCACGCAGGCCGCATACCTCCAGCTTGTCTGTACGCACATGTTTTTGTGCGGAGGTGCCGTTGCCCATGGCTGCCAGTCCGGTGGGGCTCCCAGGGACCAGCAGGGGAGTACTGGGCAGCAGCTCAGGCATCAAGCCCATGCCTGGGCCCATGTGGCTAAGATATGGACTGAATGCCATACTAGGACTTGTTGCCAGGGAGTGTGTCATTGGGAATGTAGTCTGATGGTGGGAGAGAATGGCAGAGACAAAACAAGTTAGCAGAGCCTCCTCTGCCTTTAGGAGAGGATTCAGTGGTATTATAACCAGGATGGAGGGTATGTTTCCGGCAtccagagtttcctgatggacagtaaagtaaactgctgtgaactgtggctgctgttagctagtgttagcttGGTTTGTTATtcaggctgcctggactgtgagctcagagcacttggggaggaagaggagattttCAGGCCTAGGGCACTGGCTGATGGAtagcagagccagtgtcatgccagaactggagcctgacaagcgggcaatgtagctgtgctcagcagcctctgtgaaCATAATGTCAGAGGCGAAAAGACTGAAGGTGACATttatggaggaagctaagaagagaaaaggacagagtgGGACTGACTTCTCTCACTGGCGAGTCACTGGCGAgagtttgtaaaataaaaggctgaaagacagatgccgagctgggcttgctgttggactagtgaATAATATTAGCTGTCTGCTATGTCTCTGGTTTTTGTACTTGCTCAttgtttggctgttagtaaagtATAAGCAATAAGTGCTATAATTATAACCCATTTCTACATAGTGTTCCTTTAAAAGAAATGCACAGATAATGTATTTGAtacaacttttaaaaagttgaataagATTTAGACAGGTCTCAAGCTACCTTCACTGTtcattacatatatattataatttatatcaTTTCTAGGTAAATAAGAGTTTGAAGTAAGgacagaacaaaaactaaaattaatCAAAACTGACGTGTCACATTGCCTTAATTAATTGTGTTTCTGTATATAATTCCCACTGTAAATGGACAGAAATTGTGTTTCTGTATATAATTCCCACTGTAAATGGACAGAAAGCAGAGACAGTAACCTGTAAACCAGAGTGCAGCGTCagtattttgataaataaatgacatttattcaaacacatCGATTAAAAtagttcagaaaatgactgaaaatgtgtAGATTTAGTGTGGGCTGCTCACTATGGGTTGTAACTGTGCTCCAGGCAGCATGAATTGCATCTGTTGAGCCAACATGGCTGCCGCGGCCTTCTGCTGGATCAGGTTGTTCCTCCCGTTGATCTCCAGCTGGGTTTTCAGGTGCGGAGGTGGGTGCAGGTATTTACAGTTCTCACGAGTGCAGCGCCCCTGTgtaggagaggggagggaggaaagatgaGAGCAGGCAGACAGGGTGAAACTTCTTAAAGGAAAAGAAGTCACAACACAGGGAACAACACAgggacaattaaaaaaaacaaaacattaagaTCAAACTATGCTTAATAAATTCTGGTGAAATGAAGCATGAGTTAAGTCCCAGGAGGCTGCATCACTGATCATTTCTGAGAAATGTGCaaccacttttaaaaaatgttcattatgCTGGAATCAACAAAAAACTGAGCAAAACAGCACTGTAGACATTTAACAGGCAGTCAAGTTTTACAAGCAAATTACTTGGCCATTGAGCTACAAtcaaactgtactgtactcattttttcattttctgccattgac includes:
- the mbnl3 gene encoding muscleblind-like protein 3 isoform X2, translated to MAVSMTMGRDTKWLTLEVCREFQRGTCSRSDAECKFAHPSRSCHVENGRVIACFDSLKGRCTRENCKYLHPPPHLKTQLEINGRNNLIQQKAAAAMLAQQMQFMLPGAQLQPITTFPMTHSLATSPSMAFSPYLSHMGPGMGLMPELLPSTPLLVPGSPTGLAAMGNGTSAQKHVRTDKLEVCREFQRGNCTRGESDCRYAHPLEAGMVDCSENSVIVCMDYIKGRCSRDKCKYFHPPAHLQARIKAAQHQASQNTASAALGLPPGAMQPLPKRPIMEKSNGAAATVFNPSMFHYQQALANMQLQQPAFIPTGISYIRGRGNTVEFSSHDARCHHLHCFVGFDPSHQCSFR
- the mbnl3 gene encoding muscleblind-like protein 3 isoform X1 — encoded protein: MAVSMTMGRDTKWLTLEVCREFQRGTCSRSDAECKFAHPSRSCHVENGRVIACFDSLKGRCTRENCKYLHPPPHLKTQLEINGRNNLIQQKAAAAMLAQQMQFMLPGAQLQPITTFPMTHSLATSPSMAFSPYLSHMGPGMGLMPELLPSTPLLVPGSPTGLAAMGNGTSAQKHVRTDKLEVCREFQRGNCTRGESDCRYAHPLEAGMVDCSENSVIVCMDYIKGRCSRDKCKYFHPPAHLQARIKAAQHQASQNTASAALGLPPGAMQPLPKRPIMEKSNGAAATVFNPSMFHYQQALANMQLQQPAFIPTVDPSELLTPDPLELQCVPMETHFCPVPKLLVAAPVALNSVSLSRNPS
- the mbnl3 gene encoding muscleblind-like protein 3 isoform X4 is translated as MAVSMTMGRDTKWLTLEVCREFQRGTCSRSDAECKFAHPSRSCHVENGRVIACFDSLKGRCTRENCKYLHPPPHLKTQLEINGRNNLIQQKAAAAMLAQQMQFMLPGAQLQPITTFPMTHSLATSPSMAFSPYLSHMGPGMGLMPELLPSTPLLVPGSPTGLAAMGNGTSAQKHVRTDKLEVCREFQRGNCTRGESDCRYAHPLEAGMVDCSENSVIVCMDYIKGRCSRDKCKYFHPPAHLQARIKAAQHQASQNTASAALGLPPGAMQPLPKRPIMEKSNGAAATVFNPSMFHYQQALANMQLQQPAFIPTAHDDTQRLSTLKLHFQMMLL
- the mbnl3 gene encoding muscleblind-like protein 3 isoform X3 — translated: MAVSMTMGRDTKWLTLEVCREFQRGTCSRSDAECKFAHPSRSCHVENGRVIACFDSLKGRCTRENCKYLHPPPHLKTQLEINGRNNLIQQKAAAAMLAQQMQFMLPGAQLQPITTFPMTHSLATSPSMAFSPYLSHMGPGMGLMPELLPSTPLLVPGSPTGLAAMGNGTSAQKHVRTDKLEVCREFQRGNCTRGESDCRYAHPLEAGMVDCSENSVIVCMDYIKGRCSRDKCKYFHPPAHLQARIKAAQHQASQNTASAALGLPPGAMQPLPKRPIMEKSNGAAATVFNPSMFHYQQALANMQLQQPAFIPTVPMMHGATTSTVSSASTPVTNVPFAESAAPNQ